One window of Erwinia aphidicola genomic DNA carries:
- the thiE gene encoding thiamine phosphate synthase produces MSREAFPATAARLGLYPVVDTVEWIARLLEAGVRTIQLRIKDRADEAVEQQIAEAIALGKRYQARLFINDYWRLAIKYQAYGVHLGQEDLDVADLDAIHAAGLRLGLSTHDDSELDRALAERPSYIALGHVFPTQTKEMPSNPQGLEELTRHIQRLRGISTVAIGGISLARAPQVLATGVGSIAVVSAITQAADWRDATRQLLDLAEPEGAPHA; encoded by the coding sequence ATGAGCCGTGAAGCCTTTCCCGCAACCGCAGCCCGCCTGGGCCTTTACCCGGTTGTCGATACCGTGGAATGGATTGCGCGCCTGCTGGAGGCGGGCGTTCGCACTATCCAGCTGCGCATTAAAGACCGTGCGGATGAAGCCGTAGAACAGCAGATTGCCGAAGCGATCGCCCTCGGCAAGCGCTACCAGGCGCGGCTGTTTATTAACGATTACTGGCGGCTGGCGATCAAATATCAGGCGTATGGCGTGCACCTCGGGCAGGAAGATCTTGATGTCGCCGACCTGGATGCCATTCATGCTGCAGGGCTGCGGCTGGGCCTCTCCACCCACGATGATAGCGAGCTGGATCGGGCGCTGGCCGAGCGCCCTTCCTATATCGCGCTGGGCCACGTCTTCCCAACGCAGACCAAGGAGATGCCGTCCAATCCGCAGGGGCTGGAAGAGCTGACGCGCCATATTCAGCGGCTGCGCGGTATTTCCACGGTGGCGATCGGCGGGATCAGCCTGGCGCGTGCGCCTCAGGTGCTGGCGACCGGCGTCGGCAGTATTGCCGTCGTTAGCGCAATCACCCAGGCCGCCGACTGGCGTGACGCCACGCGCCAGCTGCTCGACCTCGCGGAACCTGAGGGGGCGCCTCATGCTTAG
- the thiC gene encoding phosphomethylpyrimidine synthase ThiC, protein MSIATKKTHRREQRAAAQQFIDSLQGTAFPNSERIYLTGSRADIRVPMRAIQLSPTVSGGSKDNPELEANEPIPVYDTAGPYGDPQATVDVRAGLSKLRLNWIAERGDSQEVTELSSAWTQQRLADEGLDHLRFDHLPRPRRALKGRCVTQMHYARRGIITPEMEFIAIRENMGRERIRSEVLRQQHPGHSFGAQLPQDISAEFVRQEVASGRAIIPANINHPESEPMIIGRNFLVKINANIGNSALSSSIEEEVEKLVWSARWGADTVMDLSTGRYIHETREWILRNSPLPIGTVPIYQALEKVNGVAEDLNWEIFRDTLLEQAEQGVDYFTIHAGVLLRYVPMTAKRLTGIVSRGGSIMAKWCLSHHQESFLYQHFREICEICAAYDVSLSLGDGLRPGSIQDANDEAQFAELRTLGELTKIAWEYDVQVMIEGPGHVPMQMIRVNMIEQLEHCHEAPFYTLGPLTTDIAPGYDHFTSGIGAAMIGWFGCAMLCYVTPKEHLGLPNKEDVKQGLITYKIAAHAADLAKGHPGAQIRDNAMSKARFEFRWEDQFNLALDPHTARSYHDETLPQESGKVAHFCSMCGPKFCSMKITQEVREYAARQQAEAQPIEVGMAQMSEEFRHRGAELYHRADALKSEEKI, encoded by the coding sequence ATGTCTATTGCTACTAAAAAAACCCATCGTCGTGAACAACGCGCCGCCGCACAGCAGTTTATTGACTCGCTGCAGGGCACTGCTTTCCCTAACTCTGAACGTATTTATCTGACCGGCTCCCGTGCCGATATCCGCGTGCCGATGCGCGCGATCCAGCTCAGCCCGACAGTGTCAGGCGGCAGTAAGGATAACCCTGAACTCGAAGCCAACGAGCCGATTCCGGTCTACGACACCGCCGGGCCATACGGCGACCCGCAGGCTACGGTGGATGTGCGTGCCGGGCTCAGCAAGCTGCGCCTGAACTGGATTGCCGAGCGTGGCGATTCTCAGGAGGTCACAGAGCTTAGCTCCGCCTGGACCCAGCAGCGCCTGGCCGATGAGGGGCTGGATCACCTGCGGTTTGATCACCTTCCACGCCCGCGTCGGGCGCTAAAGGGGCGCTGCGTCACGCAGATGCACTATGCACGGCGGGGGATCATTACCCCGGAAATGGAGTTTATCGCCATCCGTGAAAACATGGGCCGCGAGCGCATTCGTAGCGAGGTGCTGCGCCAACAGCATCCGGGTCACAGCTTTGGCGCGCAGCTGCCGCAGGATATCAGCGCCGAATTTGTGCGCCAGGAGGTGGCCAGCGGTCGGGCAATCATCCCGGCGAATATTAACCATCCGGAATCGGAGCCGATGATTATCGGGCGCAATTTCCTGGTGAAAATTAACGCCAATATCGGCAACTCGGCGCTCAGCTCCTCTATCGAAGAGGAGGTAGAAAAACTGGTGTGGTCGGCGCGCTGGGGGGCAGATACGGTGATGGACCTCTCCACCGGGCGCTACATTCACGAGACCCGCGAGTGGATCCTGCGTAACAGCCCGCTGCCGATTGGTACCGTCCCCATCTATCAGGCGCTGGAGAAAGTTAACGGCGTGGCGGAAGATCTCAACTGGGAAATTTTCCGCGATACCCTGCTGGAGCAGGCGGAACAGGGCGTCGACTACTTCACCATTCATGCTGGCGTGCTGCTGCGCTACGTTCCAATGACCGCCAAACGCCTGACCGGCATTGTGTCACGCGGCGGTTCGATTATGGCGAAGTGGTGCCTGTCACATCATCAGGAAAGTTTTCTGTATCAGCATTTTCGTGAAATCTGCGAGATCTGCGCGGCCTACGATGTCTCGCTGTCGCTCGGGGATGGTCTGCGCCCCGGCTCAATTCAGGATGCCAACGATGAAGCACAGTTTGCAGAGCTGCGCACGCTCGGGGAACTGACCAAAATTGCCTGGGAGTATGACGTACAGGTGATGATCGAAGGGCCAGGTCATGTCCCGATGCAGATGATCCGCGTCAATATGATCGAACAGCTGGAGCACTGCCACGAAGCGCCGTTCTACACGCTCGGCCCGCTGACCACCGATATTGCCCCCGGTTATGACCACTTCACCTCCGGCATTGGTGCCGCGATGATCGGCTGGTTTGGCTGCGCGATGCTCTGCTACGTCACGCCAAAAGAGCACCTCGGCCTGCCAAACAAGGAAGATGTCAAACAGGGGTTAATCACCTACAAAATCGCCGCGCACGCCGCCGATCTCGCTAAGGGCCATCCCGGCGCGCAGATCCGCGATAACGCCATGTCCAAAGCGCGCTTCGAATTCCGCTGGGAAGATCAGTTTAACCTCGCGCTCGATCCGCATACCGCACGCAGCTACCACGATGAAACCCTGCCGCAGGAATCCGGTAAGGTCGCACACTTCTGCTCAATGTGCGGGCCAAAATTCTGTTCGATGAAAATCACCCAAGAAGTACGCGAATACGCCGCACGCCAGCAGGCTGAAGCGCAGCCGATCGAAGTCGGTATGGCGCAGATGTCAGAAGAGTTTCGCCACCGTGGCGCTGAGCTGTACCACCGCGCCGATGCCCTGAAATCAGAGGAAAAAATATGA
- a CDS encoding Rsd/AlgQ family anti-sigma factor — MLNQLENLTARVGGCSELVDFCLHARKQLLVAYYQMVGIKPNKESMTTLDENALDTFCQNLVDYLSTGHFTVYERFIQEMDGTEQLAKAALIYPSLQANTEQIMKVYDSYLETAIDHDNCLEFQQALSTVGEALEARFTLEDKFIKLALEKGSDIQPAANQSSLARPA; from the coding sequence ATGCTTAACCAGTTAGAAAATCTCACCGCGCGCGTCGGCGGTTGCAGTGAACTGGTCGATTTTTGTCTGCACGCGCGTAAGCAGTTGCTGGTCGCGTATTACCAGATGGTTGGCATCAAGCCTAACAAGGAATCGATGACTACGCTTGATGAAAATGCGCTGGATACCTTTTGCCAGAACCTTGTGGATTACCTCTCCACCGGGCATTTCACCGTTTATGAACGTTTTATTCAAGAGATGGATGGGACCGAGCAGCTGGCAAAAGCCGCGCTGATCTACCCATCACTCCAGGCGAATACCGAACAGATCATGAAGGTTTATGACTCGTATCTGGAAACGGCTATCGACCATGATAACTGCCTGGAATTTCAGCAAGCCCTCTCTACCGTTGGTGAAGCCCTGGAGGCGCGATTTACGCTGGAGGATAAATTCATCAAACTGGCTTTAGAAAAAGGCTCTGATATTCAACCTGCTGCCAATCAATCTTCCCTTGCACGCCCTGCCTGA